Proteins encoded in a region of the Diospyros lotus cultivar Yz01 chromosome 9, ASM1463336v1, whole genome shotgun sequence genome:
- the LOC127809190 gene encoding protein SIEVE ELEMENT OCCLUSION B-like, which translates to MDPATVNEQMAPNEKELMKQILATHKPDGKEFELQPLLDVVEDTIRHAKAWLRGKDNKVSTVDLNYQLDDLLYDAIKMVSCEFSCNCSGDPDIIELLGLLESYSWEAKAAIILAGFAANLGLYCLVAQLYDERHPFAKSLALLQLPPNILKQSSLKRKFEELLEIFEVVLGLIKDTVMAKIKSQSVYENYLVKVVSLITQSIVACASEMLNTVAKGIEYEATESEARKLSGLAKRIKKMRIHLKEDIQEWTRQHDEIAIRESFEKVKKRLKETTFENSIDFLSVIVSSKDNQLALYDPSAKTEGGEQQHPWLSNGCECSMCRKERTKLSDKHVMLYISNLEDLSEDEYSHLCDKYKRKSTEYEIVWIPIVDESSSWNAEMKKKFKKIRDSMPWLSISDPSKLDKAIIKYIKKVWKFQEKSRLVVLDPKGKVKKSGDVDLFWIWENSAFKSESDSMEEEDEEIWKLTTIQLLRDTLGSQVDDWVKEEKYIFLFGGEDKDWIKRFIAAVRAVVNATKINYEMSYVGKSAMKWGRHQEVESNIPAKVYRFTEKKHMSAFWATLQSLWQTKMETGKSIVEETTMKDIVTFLGFDAAGEGWAAVCRGSRRTMAKLQGAPIVEMLETYAIETKKADMGKQVVDLVDELVQKIRENKASESDHKCYSLTLPATKGTTLLRAECIYCHKTMKASITYRCCNDE; encoded by the exons ATGGATCCTGCAACTGTAAATGAGCAGATGGCCCCGAATGAAAAGGAACTCATGAAACAAATCCTGGCAACCCACAAGCCAGATGGCAAGGAATTTGAATTACAACCTCTTCTTGATGTCGTAGAGGATACAATTCGGCATGCCAAA GCTTGGTTGAGGGGAAAAGATAACAAGGTCTCCACAGTTGATCTCAATTACCAGCTTGATGATTTGCTTTATGACGCAATTAAAATGGTTTCTTGTGAG TTCTCTTGCAACTGTTCGGGGGATCCAGACATAATTGAACTTCTTGGATTATTGGAAAGCTACTCATGGGAAGCCAAGGCAGCGATAATCTTGGCCGGATTTGCCGCCAACTTGGGCTTATACTGCTTGGTTGCGCAGCTTTATGATGAAAGACACCCTTTTGCCAAATCTCTGGCACTCCTCCAACTACCACCAAATATCCTGAAGCAATCCTCTTTGAAACGGAAGTTTGAGGAACTGCTGGAAATTTTTGAGGTCGTCCTTGGCCTTATCAAGGACACTGTTATGGCCAAGATCAAATCTCAGTCTGTTTATGAAAACTACTTGGTGAAAGTTGTGAGTTTGATCACTCAGAGTATTGTGGCTTGTGCATCAGAAATGTTGAACACAGTGGCCAAGGGAATTGA GTATGAAGCAACAGAATCGGAGGCCAGAAAACTTTCTGGCCTAGCCAAAAGGATAAAGAAGATGCGCATCCACCTGAAGGAGGACATCCAGGAATGGACACGACAACATG ACGAGATTGCCATCAGAGAAAGTTTTGAGAAAGTCAAGAAGCGACTCAAGGAAACAACATTCGAGAACAGTATCGATTTCCTCAGTGTTATTGTTTCTTCCAAGGACAATCAGTTGGCACTCTACGATCCTTCTGCCAAGACAGAG GGTGGAGAACAACAACATCCATGGCTATCAAATGGGTGTGAATGCTCCATGTGCAGAAAAGAAAGGACAAAGCTGAGTGACAAACATGTGATGCTATACATTTCAAACCTAGAGGACCTCTCCGAAGACGAATATTCCCATCTTTGTGACAAGTATAAGAGGAAATCGACTGAGTATGAGATCGTGTGGATTCCTATCGTGGATGAATCAAGCTCATGGAATgcagaaatgaaaaagaaattcaagaaaatacGAGATTCAATGCCATGGCTGTCCATTAGCGACCCTTCCAAGCTCGACAAAGCCATCATCAAGTACATCAAGAAGGTTTGGAAGTTCCAGGAAAAGTCGAGGCTTGTGGTGCTAGATCCGAAAGGAAAGGTCAAGAAATCTGGTGACGTTGATCTATTCTGGATTTGGGAAAATTCAGCTTTCAAATCTGAATCTGATAGtatggaggaagaagacgagGAGATTTGGAAATTGACCACCATTCAGCTGTTGCGGGATACCCTGGGATCACAAGTCGATGACTGG GTTAAGGAGGAAAAGTACATTTTCTTGTTCGGAGGGGAGGACAAAGACTGGATTAAGAGATTCATAGCGGCTGTACGAGCGGTTGTAAATGCCACTAAAATAAACTATGAGATGTCGTACGTGGGAAAGAGCGCGATGAAATGGGGAAGACACCAAGAAGTTGAAAGCAATATTCCGGCCAAAGTGTACCGATTCACTGAAAAGAAGCACATGTCGGCATTCTGGGCTACCCTGCAAAGCTTATGGCAGACTAAGATGGAAACTGGCAAGTCCATTGTAGAAGAAACCACAATGAAGGACATCGTGACATTTCTGGGCTTTGATGCAGCTGGAGAAGGATGGGCTGCGGTGTGTCGCGGTTCCCGCCGCACCATGGCCAAACTTCAGGGCGCACCCATTGTAGAGATGTTGGAAACTTATGCCATCGAGACCAAAAAGGCAGATATGGGGAAACAAGTGGTTGATTTAGTAGATGAACTCGTCCAGAAGATTCGGGAGAATAAGGCCAGCGAAAGTGATCACAAGTGCTATAGCCTGACCCTTCCGGCGACCAAAGGGACCACCCTTTTGAGAGCAGAATGCATTTATTGTCACAAGACTATGAAGGCCTCCATTACGTATCGTTGCTGCAACGACGAGTAA